In one Bosea sp. RAC05 genomic region, the following are encoded:
- a CDS encoding RidA family protein gives MQRHAIAPAALPGLAGTPIAGAVRAGERVFLSGASALNPDGSIAGIGDAAAQTHAALDRLEAALKEAGGSLASLTKLTTCIVDRGYRAEVYAVIAQRLPEVRAVSTGLVVAGLALPELIVQIDAEAAIPSSPPRHTRPYTFESWHGQGFPWQGSMVLATDEEFFLRGQTGAGLDHSGVTAKGRGVADSAAQADLAMANLKTLLDEAGASVEDICKITVYISDRAYRAGVYPMIGKHLAGVRPVSTGIVTTGFARPDILFEIDVTLVRKQGGQPHERLRTYHSSAARYGTQQQPLDCEFCMAVVSGDRVTLRGQTGMGLDEVLYGAGDAKAQAQVAMDNVATLLSEAGAGLDDVAKATVYVTDRAFLADVNAVVRERLGDNASAFTSVIIKGLASPELLMEVDIVAIRKGAR, from the coding sequence ATGCAACGCCACGCCATCGCTCCAGCCGCCCTCCCCGGCCTTGCAGGCACGCCCATCGCCGGAGCGGTGCGCGCCGGCGAACGCGTCTTCCTCAGCGGCGCGAGCGCGCTCAACCCCGATGGCAGCATCGCCGGCATCGGCGACGCGGCCGCCCAGACCCACGCGGCGCTCGACCGGCTCGAGGCGGCGCTGAAGGAGGCCGGCGGCTCGCTCGCCAGCCTGACCAAGCTCACCACCTGCATCGTCGACCGCGGCTATCGCGCCGAGGTCTATGCCGTGATCGCACAGCGTCTCCCCGAGGTCCGCGCGGTCAGCACCGGGCTGGTCGTCGCCGGGCTGGCCCTGCCGGAGCTGATCGTCCAGATCGACGCGGAGGCCGCGATCCCGTCCTCGCCGCCGCGCCACACCCGGCCCTACACCTTCGAAAGCTGGCACGGCCAGGGTTTCCCCTGGCAGGGGTCGATGGTGCTCGCGACCGACGAGGAGTTCTTCCTGCGCGGCCAGACCGGCGCGGGGCTCGACCATAGCGGCGTCACCGCCAAGGGCCGCGGCGTCGCGGACTCGGCCGCCCAGGCCGACCTCGCCATGGCGAACCTCAAGACGCTGCTCGACGAGGCCGGCGCCTCCGTCGAGGACATCTGCAAGATCACCGTCTACATCTCCGACCGGGCCTACCGCGCTGGCGTCTATCCGATGATCGGCAAGCACCTCGCCGGTGTCCGGCCGGTCTCGACCGGCATCGTCACCACCGGCTTCGCCCGGCCCGACATCCTGTTCGAGATCGATGTCACGCTCGTCCGCAAGCAGGGCGGCCAACCGCATGAGCGGCTGCGGACCTATCATTCGAGTGCGGCCCGCTACGGGACGCAGCAGCAGCCGCTCGACTGCGAGTTCTGCATGGCGGTGGTGTCGGGCGACCGCGTCACGCTGCGCGGCCAGACCGGGATGGGGCTCGACGAGGTGCTCTACGGGGCCGGCGATGCGAAGGCGCAGGCGCAGGTCGCGATGGACAATGTCGCGACGCTGCTTTCAGAGGCCGGAGCCGGGCTCGACGACGTCGCCAAGGCGACGGTCTACGTCACAGACCGGGCCTTCCTCGCGGACGTCAACGCGGTCGTCCGCGAGCGTCTGGGGGACAATGCCAGCGCCTTCACCAGCGTCATCATCAAGGGGCTCGCCAGCCCCGAGCTGCTGATGGAGGTCGATATCGTCGCCATCCGGAAGGGCGCGCGATGA
- a CDS encoding Zn-dependent hydrolase, producing the protein MIAPERLAAAVAGQRGLAERLFATLAEGSQGDPGIMRDTYGAGEDFGHRVFAEAATAADLTVTTDASLNTYATWRGSDPAAPAILMGSHLDSVPHGGNFDGAAGVIAGLVTLAALRELGVAPRCDLTVMGVRAEESVWFQVSYIGSRGALGTLPEGALEARRIDTGRPLADHIRDCGGDPEALRRGERSLDPKRIRAFLEVHIEQAPSLVEAGFPIAVCTGIPGNFRYPGARILGRYDHVGTPRRFRRDAAMAGMALAAELDAIWAEHEARGEGMAVTFGRFHTDADKHGMTTVPGEFCFSLDVRAYDEAVLAGVEARMHAAIARIEAERGVVFELGARASAAVGPVDPGIRTALTQAAERIGIPAMPLGSPASHDSAAFAAAGVPVAMLFVRNEHGSHNPREAMAIDDFMAAATVLAQWVADNAG; encoded by the coding sequence GTGATCGCCCCGGAGCGGTTGGCGGCGGCGGTCGCGGGCCAACGCGGCCTGGCCGAGCGGCTGTTCGCCACGCTGGCCGAGGGCAGCCAGGGCGATCCCGGCATCATGCGCGACACCTATGGCGCGGGCGAGGATTTCGGCCATCGCGTCTTCGCGGAGGCGGCCACAGCGGCCGACCTCACAGTCACCACCGACGCCTCGCTGAACACCTATGCGACCTGGCGCGGCAGCGATCCGGCCGCGCCGGCGATCCTGATGGGCTCGCATCTCGACAGCGTCCCCCATGGCGGGAATTTCGACGGGGCAGCGGGCGTGATCGCGGGCCTCGTCACCCTCGCGGCGCTACGCGAGCTCGGCGTGGCGCCGCGTTGCGACCTGACGGTGATGGGCGTCCGGGCCGAGGAAAGCGTCTGGTTCCAGGTGTCCTATATCGGCAGCCGCGGGGCGCTGGGAACGCTTCCCGAGGGCGCGCTGGAGGCCAGGCGCATCGACACCGGCCGCCCCCTCGCCGACCATATCCGCGACTGCGGCGGTGATCCCGAGGCGCTGCGGCGCGGCGAGCGCAGTCTCGACCCCAAGCGCATCCGGGCCTTCCTGGAGGTCCATATCGAGCAGGCGCCGAGCCTGGTCGAAGCCGGGTTCCCGATCGCTGTCTGCACCGGCATTCCCGGCAATTTCCGCTATCCGGGGGCACGTATCCTTGGCCGCTACGACCATGTCGGCACGCCGCGGCGCTTCCGCCGCGACGCCGCCATGGCCGGCATGGCGCTCGCCGCCGAACTCGATGCCATCTGGGCGGAGCACGAAGCGCGCGGCGAGGGCATGGCCGTGACCTTCGGGCGCTTCCACACCGATGCCGACAAGCATGGCATGACCACTGTGCCGGGCGAGTTCTGCTTCAGCCTGGATGTGCGCGCCTATGACGAGGCGGTGCTCGCCGGTGTCGAGGCGCGGATGCACGCCGCGATCGCGCGGATCGAGGCCGAGCGCGGCGTCGTGTTCGAACTCGGTGCGCGCGCCTCGGCGGCGGTCGGGCCCGTCGATCCCGGCATCAGGACGGCCCTGACACAGGCGGCGGAGAGAATCGGCATCCCCGCCATGCCGCTCGGCAGCCCGGCCTCGCATGATTCCGCCGCCTTTGCCGCCGCCGGCGTGCCCGTGGCGATGCTGTTCGTGCGCAACGAGCATGGCAGCCACAACCCGCGCGAGGCGATGGCGATCGACGACTTCATGGCAGCCGCCACCGTGCTCGCGCAATGGGTCGCCGACAACGCCGGCTGA
- a CDS encoding agmatinase: MSLTTAPKTGHATFLYSELATDLDHLQADIAFLGIPYGDAYSFAEIVNDQTNMPAAMRRATDRIVRSIERYDFDLGGPLYDGRPIRTVDCGDIIGDFRDLTAHYVKAEAAIRKIRASGAMPIVLGGDHGVPIPVLRALDGDGPITLIQIDQHLDWRQEVNGVTTGYSSPIRRASEMAHVGEIFQIGLHGTGSARIEEVEAARAYGAQLVTSYEVHERGMQAVLDRIPAGGRYYLTIDLDGIDPAIAPGVAGPCPGGLTFPQVRTLIHGLVGKGRVVGMDVVEITPRSDVNQITCITAGRFVVNMIGAAVRAGYFDKATS; encoded by the coding sequence ATGTCGTTGACGACCGCCCCCAAGACGGGCCACGCGACCTTTCTCTATTCCGAACTGGCGACCGATCTCGACCATCTCCAGGCCGACATCGCCTTTCTCGGCATTCCCTATGGCGATGCCTACAGCTTCGCCGAGATCGTCAACGACCAGACCAACATGCCTGCCGCGATGCGTCGCGCCACGGACCGGATCGTCCGCTCGATCGAGCGCTACGATTTCGATCTCGGCGGGCCGCTCTATGACGGCCGGCCGATCCGCACCGTCGATTGCGGCGACATCATCGGCGATTTCCGCGACCTCACCGCCCATTACGTCAAGGCCGAAGCCGCAATCCGCAAGATCCGGGCGTCGGGCGCGATGCCGATCGTGCTCGGCGGCGACCATGGCGTGCCGATCCCGGTGCTGCGCGCGCTCGACGGCGACGGGCCGATCACGCTGATCCAGATCGACCAGCATCTCGACTGGCGCCAGGAGGTGAACGGCGTCACGACCGGCTATTCCAGCCCGATCCGGCGCGCCTCCGAGATGGCCCATGTCGGCGAGATCTTCCAGATCGGCCTGCACGGCACCGGCAGCGCCCGGATCGAGGAGGTCGAGGCGGCGCGCGCCTATGGCGCCCAGCTGGTGACCTCCTACGAGGTCCATGAGCGCGGCATGCAGGCGGTGCTCGACCGCATTCCCGCAGGCGGGCGCTACTACCTGACGATCGATCTCGACGGCATCGATCCCGCCATCGCGCCCGGTGTCGCCGGCCCCTGCCCGGGCGGGCTGACCTTCCCGCAGGTGCGGACCCTGATCCACGGCCTCGTCGGCAAGGGCCGCGTCGTCGGCATGGACGTGGTCGAGATCACCCCGCGCAGCGACGTCAACCAGATCACATGCATCACGGCGGGGCGCTTCGTCGTCAACATGATCGGTGCGGCCGTCCGCGCGGGCTATTTCGACAAGGCCACCTCGTGA